One part of the Calypte anna isolate BGI_N300 chromosome 14, bCalAnn1_v1.p, whole genome shotgun sequence genome encodes these proteins:
- the RNPS1 gene encoding RNA-binding protein with serine-rich domain 1, whose amino-acid sequence MAPSPTKRKDRSEEKSKDRSKDKSSTKESGEKDRGRDKVRKRRSASSGSSSTRSRSSSTSSSGSSSSTGSSSGSSSSSASSRSGSSSTSRSSSSSSSSGSPSPSRRRHDNRRRSRSKSKAPKRDEKERKRRSPSPRPTKVHVGRLTRNVTKDHIMEIFSTYGKIKMIDMPVDRLNPHLSKGYAYVEFENPDDAEKALKHMDGGQIDGQEITATAVLAPRPRPPPRRFSPPRRMLPPPPMWRRSPPRMRRRSRSPRRRSPVRRRSRSRSPGRRRHRSRSSSNSSR is encoded by the exons AT ggctccctcacccacCAAGCGCAAGGACAGATCTGAAGAGAAATCCAAGGACCGTTCCAAAGACAAATCCTCCACTAAGGAATCTGGTGAGAAGGATCGTGGTCGAGACAAGGTGCGCAAGAGGCGCAGCGCTTCCAgcgggagcagcagcaccag ATCCCGTTCCAGCTCCACTTCTAGTTCAGGCTCCAGTTCCAGCACTGGTTCCAGCAGTGgctccagctcctcttctgcctcCAGCCGCTCTGggagctccagcacctcccgcagttccagctccagcagctcctctggatCTCCAAGTCCCTCTCGACGGAGACACGACAACAGGAGACGGTCCCGCTCCAA GTCCAAGGCACCCAAGAGAGATGAAAAGGAACGGAAGAGGAGGAGCCCTTCTCCCAGACCTACAAAAGTGCACGTTGGAAGGCTCACGAGAAACGTGACCAAG GATCACATCATGGAAATTTTTTCCACTTATGGAAAGATTAAAATGATTGATATGCCAGTGGACAGGCTAAACCCACACCTCTCTAAAGGCTATGCTTATGTGGAGTTTGAGAACCCAGATGATGCTGAGAAAGCCCTCAAACACATGGATGGAG GTCAGATTGATGGTCAGGAGATCACtgccacagcagtgctggcaccTCGGCCCAGGCCACCTCCCAGGCGCTTCAGCCCCCCCAGGAGGATGCTGCCACCACCCCCAATGTGGCGCAGGTCACCCCCTCGCATGAGGAGAAG GTCCCGTTCTCCTCGCCGCAGATCCCCCGTTCGCCGGCGCTCCAGGTCCAGATCCCCGGGACGGCGGCGCCACCGCAGCCGCTCCAGCTCCAACTCCTCACGATAA
- the LOC115599149 gene encoding UPF0488 protein C8orf33 homolog isoform X2, with protein sequence MFQNELEWCILQMKGNLCLNPTPKQVSEMNPGAGGTSSEAVPGVSGAEQIQTSVRATEQENWNGALSLAASGQEPKSATPDKECSLAPLVPADQPAQHAAEPEALGSSLPTESPGKLQISALQKPELTQTAGSAPKEEDRSHVTEKVPQPETAPEDETVPEKSTASGAAQKKKKKKQKIPVSKKETEETEVSKKTKEGDNGCQNKDSSHQDETSQQSEDQLWNEVEWCVKQLELGLKTQKATPRQAEEALRAIRTLRSEKAPLVKKRQLMRTMFGDYRKKMEEERLKEEKLTEIALKSARIVEVKGSVCRKSGHFIRKSLAACRKSQGSTDSASESPRTLNTGLFKFTPSQEDFRFNFF encoded by the exons ATGTTCCAAAATGAACTTGAGTGGTGCATTTTGCAGATGAAGGGAAACCTTTGCCTCAACCCAACCCCAAAGCAAG TTTCTGAGATGAACCCAGGAGCAGGTGGCACATCTTCAGAAGCAGTCCCTGGTGTCAGTGGTGCTGAGCAGATACAAACCAGTGTAAGAGCCACAGAGCAGGAGAACTGGAATGGAGCCTTGAGTCTTGCTGCCTCTGGACAAGAACCCAAGTCTGCCACCCCAGATAAAGAGTGTTCTCTGGCTCCTTTAGTTCCAGCAGACCAACCTGCACAGCATGCAGCAGAGCCTGAAGCACTGGGGAGTTCACTGCCTACTGAATCCCCAGGTAAGCTGCAGATTTCAGCCTTGCAGAAGCCTGAGTTGACTCAAACTGCAGGTAGTGCACCCAAAGAGGAGGATAGAAGCCATGTGACAGAAAAGGTTCCCCAGCCAGAGACTGCTCCTGAAGATGAGACAGTGCCAGAGAAATCTACAGCGAGTGGAGCTgcccagaagaagaaaaagaagaaacaaaagatacCTGTCAGtaaaaaggagacagaagaaaCTGAGGTCAGCAAGAAGACGAAGGAAGGAGATAATGGATGTCAGAATAAAGATAGTTCCCATCAGGATGAGACCTCTCAg CAGTCAGAGGACCAGCTGTGGAACGAGGTGGAGTGGTGTGTGAAACAGCTGGAGCTTGGCCTGAAGACACAGAAAGCCACTCCCAGGCAGG ctGAGGAGGCTCTCCGGGCCATCAGGACCCTGCGCAGTGAGAAGGCTCCACTGGTGAAGAAGCGCCAGCTCATGAGAACCATGTTTGGAGACTACAGGAAGAAGATGGAGGAGGAAAGGCTCAAAGAAGAGAAGCTCACAGAAATAG CACTGAAATCTGCCAGGATCGTGGAAGTGAAGGGAAGTGTCTGCAGAAAGAGTGGCCACTTCATCCGGAAGAGCTTAGCAGCCTGCAGGAAGAGCCAAGGCTCAACAGATTCTGCTTCAGAGTCACCCAGGACACTTAACACAGGCTTGTTCAAATTCACACCTTCCCAAGAAGACTTTCGCTTTAATTTCTTCTAG
- the LOC115599149 gene encoding UPF0488 protein C8orf33 homolog isoform X1 — protein MERAPQGMFQNELEWCILQMKGNLCLNPTPKQVSEMNPGAGGTSSEAVPGVSGAEQIQTSVRATEQENWNGALSLAASGQEPKSATPDKECSLAPLVPADQPAQHAAEPEALGSSLPTESPGKLQISALQKPELTQTAGSAPKEEDRSHVTEKVPQPETAPEDETVPEKSTASGAAQKKKKKKQKIPVSKKETEETEVSKKTKEGDNGCQNKDSSHQDETSQQSEDQLWNEVEWCVKQLELGLKTQKATPRQAEEALRAIRTLRSEKAPLVKKRQLMRTMFGDYRKKMEEERLKEEKLTEIALKSARIVEVKGSVCRKSGHFIRKSLAACRKSQGSTDSASESPRTLNTGLFKFTPSQEDFRFNFF, from the exons GCTCCCCAGGGCATGTTCCAAAATGAACTTGAGTGGTGCATTTTGCAGATGAAGGGAAACCTTTGCCTCAACCCAACCCCAAAGCAAG TTTCTGAGATGAACCCAGGAGCAGGTGGCACATCTTCAGAAGCAGTCCCTGGTGTCAGTGGTGCTGAGCAGATACAAACCAGTGTAAGAGCCACAGAGCAGGAGAACTGGAATGGAGCCTTGAGTCTTGCTGCCTCTGGACAAGAACCCAAGTCTGCCACCCCAGATAAAGAGTGTTCTCTGGCTCCTTTAGTTCCAGCAGACCAACCTGCACAGCATGCAGCAGAGCCTGAAGCACTGGGGAGTTCACTGCCTACTGAATCCCCAGGTAAGCTGCAGATTTCAGCCTTGCAGAAGCCTGAGTTGACTCAAACTGCAGGTAGTGCACCCAAAGAGGAGGATAGAAGCCATGTGACAGAAAAGGTTCCCCAGCCAGAGACTGCTCCTGAAGATGAGACAGTGCCAGAGAAATCTACAGCGAGTGGAGCTgcccagaagaagaaaaagaagaaacaaaagatacCTGTCAGtaaaaaggagacagaagaaaCTGAGGTCAGCAAGAAGACGAAGGAAGGAGATAATGGATGTCAGAATAAAGATAGTTCCCATCAGGATGAGACCTCTCAg CAGTCAGAGGACCAGCTGTGGAACGAGGTGGAGTGGTGTGTGAAACAGCTGGAGCTTGGCCTGAAGACACAGAAAGCCACTCCCAGGCAGG ctGAGGAGGCTCTCCGGGCCATCAGGACCCTGCGCAGTGAGAAGGCTCCACTGGTGAAGAAGCGCCAGCTCATGAGAACCATGTTTGGAGACTACAGGAAGAAGATGGAGGAGGAAAGGCTCAAAGAAGAGAAGCTCACAGAAATAG CACTGAAATCTGCCAGGATCGTGGAAGTGAAGGGAAGTGTCTGCAGAAAGAGTGGCCACTTCATCCGGAAGAGCTTAGCAGCCTGCAGGAAGAGCCAAGGCTCAACAGATTCTGCTTCAGAGTCACCCAGGACACTTAACACAGGCTTGTTCAAATTCACACCTTCCCAAGAAGACTTTCGCTTTAATTTCTTCTAG
- the LOC115599149 gene encoding UPF0488 protein C8orf33 homolog isoform X3 encodes MNPGAGGTSSEAVPGVSGAEQIQTSVRATEQENWNGALSLAASGQEPKSATPDKECSLAPLVPADQPAQHAAEPEALGSSLPTESPGKLQISALQKPELTQTAGSAPKEEDRSHVTEKVPQPETAPEDETVPEKSTASGAAQKKKKKKQKIPVSKKETEETEVSKKTKEGDNGCQNKDSSHQDETSQQSEDQLWNEVEWCVKQLELGLKTQKATPRQAEEALRAIRTLRSEKAPLVKKRQLMRTMFGDYRKKMEEERLKEEKLTEIALKSARIVEVKGSVCRKSGHFIRKSLAACRKSQGSTDSASESPRTLNTGLFKFTPSQEDFRFNFF; translated from the exons ATGAACCCAGGAGCAGGTGGCACATCTTCAGAAGCAGTCCCTGGTGTCAGTGGTGCTGAGCAGATACAAACCAGTGTAAGAGCCACAGAGCAGGAGAACTGGAATGGAGCCTTGAGTCTTGCTGCCTCTGGACAAGAACCCAAGTCTGCCACCCCAGATAAAGAGTGTTCTCTGGCTCCTTTAGTTCCAGCAGACCAACCTGCACAGCATGCAGCAGAGCCTGAAGCACTGGGGAGTTCACTGCCTACTGAATCCCCAGGTAAGCTGCAGATTTCAGCCTTGCAGAAGCCTGAGTTGACTCAAACTGCAGGTAGTGCACCCAAAGAGGAGGATAGAAGCCATGTGACAGAAAAGGTTCCCCAGCCAGAGACTGCTCCTGAAGATGAGACAGTGCCAGAGAAATCTACAGCGAGTGGAGCTgcccagaagaagaaaaagaagaaacaaaagatacCTGTCAGtaaaaaggagacagaagaaaCTGAGGTCAGCAAGAAGACGAAGGAAGGAGATAATGGATGTCAGAATAAAGATAGTTCCCATCAGGATGAGACCTCTCAg CAGTCAGAGGACCAGCTGTGGAACGAGGTGGAGTGGTGTGTGAAACAGCTGGAGCTTGGCCTGAAGACACAGAAAGCCACTCCCAGGCAGG ctGAGGAGGCTCTCCGGGCCATCAGGACCCTGCGCAGTGAGAAGGCTCCACTGGTGAAGAAGCGCCAGCTCATGAGAACCATGTTTGGAGACTACAGGAAGAAGATGGAGGAGGAAAGGCTCAAAGAAGAGAAGCTCACAGAAATAG CACTGAAATCTGCCAGGATCGTGGAAGTGAAGGGAAGTGTCTGCAGAAAGAGTGGCCACTTCATCCGGAAGAGCTTAGCAGCCTGCAGGAAGAGCCAAGGCTCAACAGATTCTGCTTCAGAGTCACCCAGGACACTTAACACAGGCTTGTTCAAATTCACACCTTCCCAAGAAGACTTTCGCTTTAATTTCTTCTAG